The DNA segment AGGAGGATATCCATGCCTTGACGGTTCCGACCAAGTCGGCACAGCCGGGTCCGGCCCGGTGACCGGGCCGGACCGTGCTCACGCGTCCCGCGTCCGTAGCACGAGGTAGCCGCCGATCAGCGCTGCCGCCACCCACGCCACCATGATCAGCAGCCCGGTCCACGGCCCGTACGGGCCCGGAGAGCTGTTCATCGCGTCCGGCACCACCTGCATGATCTTGGAGCCCGCCTGGTCCGGGAAGTACCGGGCGACGTCCTTGGCCTTCGGCACCGCCGACAGGATCTGCGAGACGAGGAAGAAGAACGGCATCAGGATGCCCAGCGACAGCATGGAGCTGCGCAGCATCGCCGCCACCCCCATGGAGAACACCGCGATCAGCCCCATGTAGATCCCGGCGCCGAACACCGCGCGCAGCACATTGTCCGCGCCGAGCGTCGTCCCGTGGTCGCCCAGCAGCGCCTGGCCCAGGAAGAACGAGACGAAGCTGGTGACCACGCCGACCACCAGGGCCAGCACCCCGGCCACCAAAACCTTGCTGAACAGGAAGGAGCCCCGCCTCGGCACGGCGGCCAGCGAGGTGCGGATCATGCCCGAGCTGTACTCCGTACCGACGACGAGCACCCCGAACACGACCATCGCCAGCTGGCCGAGGATCATCCCGGAGAAGCTGATGAGCGTCGGGTCGAAGGTGGCCTGTTCCTCCGGCTTGAGATCGCCGAACTGCGTGTTCATCACCGCGCACAGGGCCGCGCCCATCGCGACGGTGACCGCGAACGCGGAGATCAGCGTCCAGGTGGTGGAGGAGACCGTACGGATCTTGGTCCATTCGGACGTCAGGACCGCGGAGACCGAAGCCATCGTCATGCCCCCTCTTCGCCGTCGCCGGGCCGCTGGACCCAGCCCTCGCCCCATTGCCGGTCCGGCGGTGGCGCCCCGGGGCCGCCGGGCTCCGAGTGCGCGTGGTACTCCACCGCGCCCGCCGTCATCTGCATGAACGCCTCCTCCAGCGACGCCCGCTGGGCGCTCAGCTCGTGCAGTGTGAGGGAGTGCCGGGCGGCCAGCTCACCGAGGTCCTCGGTCGTGGCACCGTCCACCTCCAGCGAGCCGTCCCCCGCCTCGATCGCGACGACGCCCTCCTCGTGCAGCACATCGCGCAGCCGCTCCTGCTGCGGGGAGCGCAGCCGGACGTAACTGCGCGAGTTCTCGTGGATGAAGTCGGCCATCGACGTGTCGGCGAGCAGCCTGCCCTGGCCGATCACGATCAGATGGTCGGCGGTCAGCGCCATCTCGCTCATCAGATGCGAGGAGACGAAGATCGTCCGGCCCTGCCCGGCGAGCGTCTTCATCAGATTCCTGATCCAGTGGATGCCCTCCGGGTCGAGACCGTTGACCGGCTCGTCGAACATCAGGATCTGCGGATCACCGAGCAGCGCCGACGCGATGCCGAGACGCTGGCCCATGCCGAGCGAGAAGCCCTTGGACTTCTTCTTCGCCACGGCGGTCAGCCCGACCGTCTCCAGCACCTCCGCGACCCGGCGCTCCGGAATGCGGTTGCTCTGCGCCAGACAGAGCAGATTGTTGTACGCGCTGCGCCCGCCGTGCATCGCCTTGGCGTCCAGCAGCGCCCCGATGTATTTCAGCGGCTCGGACAGATCCCGGTACGGCCTGCCGTCAATACGTACGGAACCGCTCGTGGGGTGGTCGAGATCGAGCATCATCCGCATCGTGGTGGATTTGCCCGCCCCGTTGGGCCCCAGAAAACCCGTCACCATGCCTGGTCTGATCACGCACGACAACTCGTCGACGGCTACCTTGCTCCCGAAGCGCTTCGTGAGGCCATCCAACTCGATCATGCGTTCACGCTAGAACGTCGGCGTGCCCGGCGCCACCACAAAGGCGGAACCGGGCACACACGTCATACAACCGGAACCGGCGGAACAGCCGGAACCGACGGAACAACCGGACTCAGCGGGTTTGCTGGGCCGGGACGCCCCGGGAGGCGGGCTCCTCGTCGGCGGGGGAGCCGGCGGCGGCCACCGCGGCACCCGTCAGCGTCGCCAGCATCTCGCGGACGTTGGTCAGCTGCGCGTTGATCGAGTCGCGGCGGTTGGTGAGGGCCGCCAGCTCGCGCTCCGATTCGCTGCGGATGCGGTCCGCCTTCGCGTTGGCGTCCGCCACGATGTCCTCGGACTGACGCTGCGCGGTCTCCACCGTCTGACGGGCCCGGCGCTCGGCGTCCGTACGGAGCTTCTCGGCCTCCAGGCGGAGCTGCTCGGCGCGGTGCTCGATCTCGGCGAGGCGCTTCTCGGCCTTGGCCTGACGGGACGCGAGGTCGCGCTCCGACTGGTCGCGGCGCTTGGCCAGGTTGGTCTCGAAGTCCGCGGCGGCCTGGGCGGCCTTGGCACGGGTCTCCTCGAAGAGGGCGTCGGCCTCCTCGCGCTTCTGTGCCGCGTCCTTCTGCGCGTCGGCGCGCAGCGTGGTGGCCTCACCCTTGGCCTTGTCGACGATGCGGACGCCGTCGTCCTCGGCCTTGGCCTTGCGCTCGGCGGCGAAGGTCTCGGCGTCGTTGCGCACCTGCTGGGCGGCGGACTCGGCGAGCTCACGGTGCTGCTCGGCGGCGCGACGGGCCTCCTCGCGCAGGTCCTTCGCCTCCTCCTCGGCCAGGCGCAGGATCTTCTCCACACGCGCGCCGAGACCCGCGTACGACGGCTCCGCGTCGGTCACCTGGGCCTGGGCGTTCTGCGTCTCGAGGTGCAGCTCCTCGATGCGCTTTTCCAACGACGTGATACGGGCGAGAGCACTGTCACGGTCGGCGACGAGCTTGGTAATGCGGTCGTCCACCTGACCGCGGTCGTAACCACGCCGCACGAGTTCGAAGCCGAAGGGGGAGGAAGGGTCACTCATGAGGTTCCTGTCGAAGTGAGACCGGTGAGGTGATAGAGGGAATCCTAGGGGCCGGAACGGCGTGTCATCGAGTGGATGCGGTTTTGATGCGGAGAATGACACCCCTTTTGAGTGGCGGACCCCCGTTTCCGAGTGGCGGGCCCCCGAAACCCCCGCCACCCGGACGAATGAAGAACCGTGCGGAACCATGAACGACAGCCGGCCGGCTACCCATCGGACGACTTGCCGCCCGATCGAGTGCCCGCCGAGGCACCCGCCTTGACACCGTTGGCCGGAGCGGAGCCCCCGCCCTTGCCCCCGGCCGCCGGGGTCTCGAAGGACTCCAACGCCTCCAGCACGTCCTGGACACGCGAGATCTCCGTGTTGATGTCCTCGCGCCGGCGCACCAGGACCTCCAGCTCGTGCCGGCCCTCGTCCACCACCCGCTTCGCCTCGGCCTCGGCGTCCGCCCGCAGCTTCTCGGCCTCGCGCACCAGGCTCGCCTTCTTCTGCTCGGCCTCCTTCAGCAGCGACTCCGCCCGCTTCACCGCCGCGATCCGGACCTTGCTCGCCTCCGAATTCGCGTCGGCCAGCAGCTCCTTGGCCTTCGCCGCCGCCTCGTCGCGCTGCTCGGTCGCCGCCTTCATCAGCTTGTCGACGCGCTCGCCCGCCGTCTTCATCTGCTCGGCCGTCTCCCGGCGGGCCCGGTCGTGCAGCTCCTGGATCTCGCCCTCCAGACGGGTCCTCAACTCCTCGGCCCGCTCCCGGATCTGCGTCGCGTCCCGGCGCGCGCCGACCAGCAGCTCGTCCGCGTCCGTCCGGGCCCGCTCCACCAGCGAGTTGCCCTCGACCGTCGCCGAAGACGTGATCCGCACGGCCTCCTTGCGCGCCGCGCCGACCATCGTGTCGGCCTGCTCCTCGGCCTCCGTGGCGACGCGCAGCGCCTCCTCACGGGCCTTGTCGATCAGCTGGTCCGCCTGCTCCGCCGCGTCCGCCCGGCGCTTCGACGCGGCCTCCCGCGCCTCGTCGAGCAGCCGGTCCGCCTCCTGCCGCGCCTGAGCCCGCATCTGCTCGGCCGCCGCCTCGGCATCCGCCCGCAGCCGCTCCGACTCCTCACGGGTGCGCGCCGCGTGCTCCTGCGCCGAGCCCACGGTCGCCGAGGCCTCCGCACGCATCCGCTCCGCGTCGCCCGCGGCCTCCTCGCCCGTCCGGGCCGCCTGCCGCTCCGCCTCCGTGCGCAGCCGCTCCGCCTCGGCGGTCGCCTCGGCCACCAGCCGGTCGACCTGGGCCGCCGCCTCCGACCGCATCCGGTTGGCATCCTCGCGCGCCTCCGCCCGGCTGCGCGCCGCGTCCTGCTCGGCCGACGCCAGCGCGTCCGACGCCTCCGTACGCATCCGCTGGCTGTACTCGGCGGTGTCCGCCCGCAGCCGCTCGGACTCCGCGATCGCCTCGGAGACCGTACGCTCCGCCATCGCCTTCGCGGCGTCCGTCTCCTCCTTGGCCACCTCACGGATACGGGAGGCGTCCTCGCCGGCCCGCTCCCGCTCCGCGTGCGCGTCGGCCCGCAGCCGGTCGGCCTCCTCCTGCGCCTCGGACTTCGTCCGCTCCGCGACATGCTCCGCCGCGGACCGCAGCCCGGCGATCTCCTCCTCGGCCTGCTCCTGGAGCCCGCTGACCGAATCCCGCACCTGCTGGGCGGTCTGCTCGGCCGCCGCGACCAGCTCGGCCGCCCGCGTCTCCGCCTCGCCCGTCAGCCGCTGCGCCTCGGCCTGCGCCTCCTCGACCCGCTTGCGCGCGGAGGCCAGCAGCTCCTCGCTGCGCTCACGGGCCTGCTCGCGCTCCCGGCCCGCCTCGGTCCTGGCCGCCTCCAGCGTCTCCTCGGCCGCCCGCCGGCGCCGGTTCGCCTCCTCCTGGGCTGCGGCCAGCGCCTCCGCGGCCTCCGTACCCACCCGCTCGGCCGCGGCAGCGGCCTCCGACCGCATCCGGTCGGCGCTCTCCTGCGCCTCCGTCTTCAGCCGCTCCGCCTCGGTGGCCGCATCGGTACGCAGCCGTACGGCGACGGCCTCGCCCTCCGCACGGGACTGCGAGGCGTCCGCCGCGGCCTCGTCGCGCAGCCGCTGCGCCTCGGCCTCCGCCTGCTCCCGGAGCGAGCGGACCCGCTCGGCCGCCTCGGTGCGCAGCCGCTCGGACTCCTCGCCCGCCTCGCGCCGGATGCGCTCCGCCTCCGTACGCGCCTCGGCGAGCGCCTGCTCGGCAGCGGCCAGCCGGGTCTCCGCCTCGCCCTGCAGCCGGGCCAGCTCCTCGGCGGCCTCCGACTGCCGGGCCGCGACCGCCCGCTCGGTCTCCTCGCGCAGCGCGGCCGCCGCCTCGTCGGCCGCGGCCTTCGCCGCCTCGGCCTGCTCCTCCGCCTCCGAGCGCAGCTGCTCCGCCTCGGCGCGGGCCCGCTCCAGCGCCTCCTCGGCCTGCTTGCGCAGGGCCGCCGAACGCTCGGCCGCCTCGCCCCGGACCCGCTCGCTCTCGGCGCTCGCGGCGCCGCGCAGCTCCTCCGCGTCGGCCTTGGCCTTCGCGAGCAGCTCCTCGGCGGTCTTCGCGCCCTCCTCGATCTGCTGGAGGGCCTCCCGGCGGGCCTCGCCCCGGATGCGCTCGCCCTCGGCGACCGCCTCGGAGCGCAGCTGCTCGGCCTCGCCCCGAAGCCGGCGCGCCTCCTCCTGGAGCTCGACCGTCTTGGCCCGGTACTCCTTGGTGTCGTCCTTGGCCGCGCCCTTGAGCTGGTCGGCCTGCTCGGCGGCCTCGCCGCGCAGCCGGTCCGCCTCGGCCTCCGCCTCGCGGCGGATGCGCTCGGCCTCCTCCGCCGACGCCCGCGTGGCCGACTTCGCGTCCTCGGACGCCTTGCTCAGGATCTCCTCGGCGGACCGGGCCGCCTTCGCGAGCTGGGCCGCCGCGTCCTCGGCGGCGGCGGTGCGCGCGGCCTCGGCCGCCTCGGCACGCAGCCGCTCGGCCTCGGCACGGGCGTCGGCGAGCGCCTGCTCGGCCTCCGCCTTGAGGGTCTCGGCCTCCTTGGTGGCCTCCCCGACCAACCGGGCGATCTCCGACTTGGCGGTACGGGTGCGCTGCTCGTTCTGCGACTCGGCACCGGCCAGCCGCTTGGCCGCCGCCTCCTTGGCCTCCGCGAGAACCTTCTCGGCCTCCAGACGGGCCTCGCGCAGCTGGGTCTCGGCCTCCTGCATGCGCTGCTCGGCGGCCCGGTTCAGCTCGGTCGTCCGCTGCCGGGTCTGCTCGGTCTCCGCCGTCGTCGTCAGCCGCAGCTGCTCCGCGTGGCTGGTGGCCTCCTGGGCCTGGCCCGCGGCCACGCCGATCATCCGCTCGGCGTCCTTGCGGGCGCGCAGCAGGATCGCCTCCGCCTCGGCACGGGCCGCCTCCGCCTCCGAGCCGACGCGCCGGCGCGTCTCCTCGGCCAGCCGGGCGGCCTCCGCGCGGGCGGCGGTCAGCGCCTGCTCGGCCTCGGCGCGGGACTCCTCCAGGAGACGGCGGGCCTGCGACTCCGTCCGGGCCCGCAACTGCTCGGCCCAGGCGACGTTCTCGTTGACGTGCGACTCGACGGTCTGGCGGCGCTCCGCCAACTCCTGGTCGAGCTGCTGCCTGCGCTGCACGGCCTCGTTGTGCAGCTCGGCCTGGAGGCGGGCCTGGTGCTCCGCGTGCTCCTGGAGGATGCGCTGCGTCTGCGCCCGCGCCTCGCGCAGCTCGCGCTCGGCGTCACTGCGCAACTGCTCGGCCTGGACCTGGGCGTTACGGAGCATCTGCTCCGCCTGGTAGCCGATGTCCGCGCTGTCGTAGGCGGGACGCATCGCCAGACTGCGCCGCGCCTCGTGCAGCTTGGCGCGCAGGACTTCGACCTGGTAGCCGAGGTCCTCTGCGTGCTGGACGGCCTTCTCCCGGTCGGTCCTGAGCCGGTCCATCTCGGCCTCGAACCGCGAGAGGTGGTCGTCTTCAGCTCGGTGGCTCTCCTGGCGTTCGTAGCCCCGCACTGCGCGGTCCCATCCTTCCCCGAGCTCTCAACACGTTCGGGGAATGGTGACAGATCAACGGCTGGGGACGCGGCGCGCCCCCGACCCGGCCCCGGCCCGGAAGAGCCCACTCTACCGGGCCCGGTAGGGCTCGGGTCAGTGCTCCTTCTTCGCCGTGACGAGTTCGGTGAGGACCCCGTGGCAGTCCTTGGGGTGCAGGAAGGTGATCCGGGACCCCATCGACCCCGTCCTGGGCTCCTCGT comes from the Streptomyces sp. NBC_00525 genome and includes:
- a CDS encoding cellulose-binding protein, which translates into the protein MSDPSSPFGFELVRRGYDRGQVDDRITKLVADRDSALARITSLEKRIEELHLETQNAQAQVTDAEPSYAGLGARVEKILRLAEEEAKDLREEARRAAEQHRELAESAAQQVRNDAETFAAERKAKAEDDGVRIVDKAKGEATTLRADAQKDAAQKREEADALFEETRAKAAQAAADFETNLAKRRDQSERDLASRQAKAEKRLAEIEHRAEQLRLEAEKLRTDAERRARQTVETAQRQSEDIVADANAKADRIRSESERELAALTNRRDSINAQLTNVREMLATLTGAAVAAAGSPADEEPASRGVPAQQTR
- a CDS encoding ATP-binding cassette domain-containing protein, yielding MIELDGLTKRFGSKVAVDELSCVIRPGMVTGFLGPNGAGKSTTMRMMLDLDHPTSGSVRIDGRPYRDLSEPLKYIGALLDAKAMHGGRSAYNNLLCLAQSNRIPERRVAEVLETVGLTAVAKKKSKGFSLGMGQRLGIASALLGDPQILMFDEPVNGLDPEGIHWIRNLMKTLAGQGRTIFVSSHLMSEMALTADHLIVIGQGRLLADTSMADFIHENSRSYVRLRSPQQERLRDVLHEEGVVAIEAGDGSLEVDGATTEDLGELAARHSLTLHELSAQRASLEEAFMQMTAGAVEYHAHSEPGGPGAPPPDRQWGEGWVQRPGDGEEGA
- a CDS encoding ABC transporter permease subunit, producing MASVSAVLTSEWTKIRTVSSTTWTLISAFAVTVAMGAALCAVMNTQFGDLKPEEQATFDPTLISFSGMILGQLAMVVFGVLVVGTEYSSGMIRTSLAAVPRRGSFLFSKVLVAGVLALVVGVVTSFVSFFLGQALLGDHGTTLGADNVLRAVFGAGIYMGLIAVFSMGVAAMLRSSMLSLGILMPFFFLVSQILSAVPKAKDVARYFPDQAGSKIMQVVPDAMNSSPGPYGPWTGLLIMVAWVAAALIGGYLVLRTRDA
- the scy gene encoding polarized growth protein Scy — encoded protein: MRGYERQESHRAEDDHLSRFEAEMDRLRTDREKAVQHAEDLGYQVEVLRAKLHEARRSLAMRPAYDSADIGYQAEQMLRNAQVQAEQLRSDAERELREARAQTQRILQEHAEHQARLQAELHNEAVQRRQQLDQELAERRQTVESHVNENVAWAEQLRARTESQARRLLEESRAEAEQALTAARAEAARLAEETRRRVGSEAEAARAEAEAILLRARKDAERMIGVAAGQAQEATSHAEQLRLTTTAETEQTRQRTTELNRAAEQRMQEAETQLREARLEAEKVLAEAKEAAAKRLAGAESQNEQRTRTAKSEIARLVGEATKEAETLKAEAEQALADARAEAERLRAEAAEAARTAAAEDAAAQLAKAARSAEEILSKASEDAKSATRASAEEAERIRREAEAEADRLRGEAAEQADQLKGAAKDDTKEYRAKTVELQEEARRLRGEAEQLRSEAVAEGERIRGEARREALQQIEEGAKTAEELLAKAKADAEELRGAASAESERVRGEAAERSAALRKQAEEALERARAEAEQLRSEAEEQAEAAKAAADEAAAALREETERAVAARQSEAAEELARLQGEAETRLAAAEQALAEARTEAERIRREAGEESERLRTEAAERVRSLREQAEAEAQRLRDEAAADASQSRAEGEAVAVRLRTDAATEAERLKTEAQESADRMRSEAAAAAERVGTEAAEALAAAQEEANRRRRAAEETLEAARTEAGREREQARERSEELLASARKRVEEAQAEAQRLTGEAETRAAELVAAAEQTAQQVRDSVSGLQEQAEEEIAGLRSAAEHVAERTKSEAQEEADRLRADAHAERERAGEDASRIREVAKEETDAAKAMAERTVSEAIAESERLRADTAEYSQRMRTEASDALASAEQDAARSRAEAREDANRMRSEAAAQVDRLVAEATAEAERLRTEAERQAARTGEEAAGDAERMRAEASATVGSAQEHAARTREESERLRADAEAAAEQMRAQARQEADRLLDEAREAASKRRADAAEQADQLIDKAREEALRVATEAEEQADTMVGAARKEAVRITSSATVEGNSLVERARTDADELLVGARRDATQIRERAEELRTRLEGEIQELHDRARRETAEQMKTAGERVDKLMKAATEQRDEAAAKAKELLADANSEASKVRIAAVKRAESLLKEAEQKKASLVREAEKLRADAEAEAKRVVDEGRHELEVLVRRREDINTEISRVQDVLEALESFETPAAGGKGGGSAPANGVKAGASAGTRSGGKSSDG